From Allofrancisella guangzhouensis, a single genomic window includes:
- the pgi gene encoding glucose-6-phosphate isomerase, which translates to MLCNSLKEIVSENIDLKSEFKKDHKRVENFSLAYESIFFDYSKNLINKIIFDRLIKLANSSNLKQKISQMFAGEKINVTENRSVLHTALRDLSDKQLIVDDQNIHLEIYQEKQRVKSLIEKVTSGKWKGYSGKKITDIINIGIGGSDLGPKMVVRALVPYHCTGLKVHFVSNVDADSLLQALNCVHPETTLFIIASKSFSTEETLLNSISAREWLLNHYKEKESVANHFVAISSQLDKVKEFGIDLEHCYKMWDWVGGRYSLWSSIGMPIAFAVGYDNFEKLLAGAYSIDKHFKEADFAKNIPVIMALLASYYSCVYNSQTQALLPYDDRLSFFVDYLQQADMESNGKSVDLAGNTVNYQTGSILWGGVGTNGQHAFHQLLHQGNVFVPVDFIAIAKSYHSYDNHQESLLANCFAQSQALMFGQSYNIVYNELLESGVDEYKSKSLAYHKVIPGNRPSTTILLEELNPYNLGALIALYEHKIFVQGVLWDINSYDQWGVELGKKLGKNILKAMRNLNSTEYLQLDESTKKLIQKSKF; encoded by the coding sequence ATGCTTTGTAATAGTTTAAAAGAAATTGTCAGTGAAAACATTGACTTAAAATCAGAGTTCAAAAAGGATCATAAAAGAGTTGAAAACTTTTCTTTAGCTTATGAAAGTATATTCTTTGATTATTCTAAAAACCTTATAAACAAAATTATCTTTGATAGGCTTATAAAACTGGCAAATAGCTCAAATCTTAAGCAAAAAATATCTCAAATGTTTGCTGGAGAGAAAATAAATGTTACAGAAAATAGATCAGTGTTGCATACTGCTTTACGTGACTTATCAGATAAGCAATTAATAGTTGATGATCAAAACATACATTTAGAAATTTATCAAGAGAAGCAACGTGTTAAATCACTTATAGAGAAAGTTACTTCCGGTAAGTGGAAAGGTTACTCTGGTAAAAAAATAACAGATATTATTAATATAGGTATTGGTGGTTCAGATCTTGGTCCTAAGATGGTTGTTCGTGCACTTGTTCCATATCACTGTACTGGGTTAAAGGTACATTTTGTTTCTAATGTTGATGCAGATTCGTTACTACAAGCTTTAAACTGTGTTCATCCAGAAACAACTTTATTTATAATAGCTTCAAAATCTTTTTCAACAGAAGAGACCTTACTAAATTCTATTTCAGCTAGAGAATGGCTTTTAAATCATTATAAAGAAAAGGAGTCTGTAGCTAATCACTTTGTGGCTATTTCAAGCCAACTTGATAAGGTTAAAGAATTTGGTATTGATTTAGAGCATTGCTATAAAATGTGGGATTGGGTAGGTGGTCGCTACTCCTTATGGTCATCTATAGGTATGCCGATAGCATTTGCAGTAGGTTATGATAATTTTGAAAAGCTTTTAGCTGGTGCTTACTCTATAGATAAGCATTTTAAAGAAGCAGATTTTGCTAAAAATATTCCTGTAATTATGGCATTACTTGCTAGCTACTATTCATGTGTATATAATAGTCAAACTCAAGCTTTATTGCCTTATGATGATAGGCTTAGTTTTTTTGTTGATTACCTCCAGCAAGCTGATATGGAAAGTAATGGAAAATCTGTTGATTTAGCTGGTAATACAGTTAACTATCAAACAGGATCTATATTGTGGGGCGGGGTTGGCACAAATGGGCAGCATGCTTTTCACCAACTCTTACATCAAGGTAATGTTTTTGTTCCGGTTGATTTTATAGCAATTGCTAAAAGTTATCATAGTTACGATAACCATCAAGAGTCATTACTGGCGAATTGTTTTGCTCAGTCTCAGGCACTAATGTTTGGACAATCATATAATATAGTTTATAATGAGCTTTTAGAAAGTGGCGTTGATGAATATAAGTCTAAAAGTCTGGCTTATCATAAAGTAATACCTGGTAATAGACCTAGTACTACGATACTATTAGAAGAATTAAACCCCTATAATCTTGGCGCCTTGATAGCTTTATATGAGCATAAAATATTTGTTCAAGGCGTACTGTGGGACATTAACAGTTATGATCAATGGGGTGTTGAACTTGGTAAAAAACTTGGAAAAAATATTTTAAAAGCTATGAGGAATCTTAATTCTACAGAGTATCTTCAACTTGATGAGTCAACTAAAAAGCTAATACAAAAAAGCAAATTCTAA
- a CDS encoding thiamine diphosphokinase, with protein MSEAILFLNGKIDLLFCQKYIADNYLNFSIFCADGAYLKVKDSHGINKRIEKVIGDSDSYNTVNNDLFLIDNDQYSTDFEKCLDFLLKKHFKKVYVFGASEGEMDHFLGNISVAKSYKQKIAIEFIDIHSRYFFIPQKFIISGVLGKMFSVVPFCLANNIYYNGLRYPLNDESLSLGGMIGTRNYAIEDTVTISYSTGDILLFISHEKYKGKIDAL; from the coding sequence ATGTCTGAAGCTATTTTATTCTTAAATGGTAAAATTGATTTACTTTTTTGTCAGAAATATATTGCGGATAATTATCTTAATTTTTCGATATTTTGTGCTGATGGAGCATATTTAAAAGTTAAAGATTCTCATGGTATAAATAAAAGAATAGAAAAAGTTATAGGAGATTCTGATTCATATAATACAGTAAACAATGATTTGTTTTTAATAGATAATGATCAATATTCTACAGATTTTGAGAAATGTCTAGATTTTTTGTTAAAAAAACATTTTAAAAAAGTTTACGTTTTTGGTGCTTCAGAAGGAGAAATGGATCATTTTTTGGGTAATATTTCAGTTGCTAAAAGTTATAAGCAAAAAATCGCAATTGAGTTTATTGATATTCACTCTCGTTATTTTTTCATACCTCAAAAATTTATTATTAGTGGGGTGTTGGGTAAGATGTTTTCAGTAGTTCCTTTTTGTTTAGCAAATAATATATATTATAATGGTTTAAGATATCCTCTTAATGACGAAAGTTTATCATTAGGTGGAATGATAGGCACAAGAAATTATGCTATAGAAGATACTGTAACGATATCATATTCTACGGGCGATATTTTATTGTTTATATCACATGAAAAATACAAGGGTAAAATAGATGCTTTGTAA
- the guaB gene encoding IMP dehydrogenase: MLRVTQQAITFDDVLLSPRYSNVLPYQVDLRTNITRDIQLNIPLVSAAMDTVTESRLAIAIAQEGGIGIIHKNMSIEAQAQEVKKVKRFENGMVIDPITIQPQDSIKQIMQLAKEYNFSGFPVVDENNQTVGIVTKRDFRFAKDLDEPVSSIMTPKDKLITVSEDASQGAIKKKLHEHKIEKLLVVNNCGVLVGLITTKDIERSQNKPNACKDSLGRLRVGAAVGTAADTKQRVAALAKEDVDIIVVDTAHGHSQGVLDTVKWVKDTYPHIQVIGGNIATAQAAKDLIKAGADAVKVGIGPGSICTTRIVAGVGVPQITAIADVAEALEGTGVPVIADGGIRYSGDIAKAIVAGASVVMIGGLFAGTEESPGEVELFQGRSYKSYRGMGSLGAMEKGSSDRYFQGDTEVKKFVPEGVEGRVPYKGLLAAVIHQLIGGLRSSMGYTGSKDIATMRTEPTFVQITGAGFNESHVHNVTITKEPPNYQS; the protein is encoded by the coding sequence ATGTTAAGAGTTACTCAACAAGCAATTACTTTTGATGATGTATTGCTTTCGCCTAGATATTCAAATGTACTTCCTTATCAAGTAGATTTAAGAACAAATATAACTAGAGACATTCAACTAAACATTCCATTAGTGTCAGCAGCTATGGATACTGTTACAGAATCTCGATTGGCTATAGCAATAGCTCAGGAAGGAGGTATCGGTATAATACATAAAAATATGTCTATTGAAGCACAAGCACAAGAAGTTAAAAAAGTAAAAAGGTTTGAAAATGGTATGGTGATTGATCCGATCACTATACAACCACAGGATTCAATTAAGCAAATCATGCAACTAGCAAAAGAGTATAACTTTTCTGGGTTTCCGGTGGTTGATGAAAATAACCAAACAGTGGGTATAGTTACCAAACGTGATTTTAGGTTTGCTAAGGATCTTGATGAGCCTGTTAGTTCTATAATGACACCTAAAGATAAGCTTATAACAGTTTCTGAAGATGCATCACAAGGCGCGATTAAAAAAAAGTTACATGAACACAAAATAGAAAAACTACTAGTAGTTAATAATTGTGGTGTGCTGGTTGGGTTAATAACTACCAAAGACATTGAAAGGTCACAAAATAAACCAAATGCATGTAAAGACTCTTTAGGGCGCCTTAGAGTCGGTGCTGCTGTTGGTACGGCTGCTGATACTAAACAAAGGGTAGCAGCACTAGCTAAAGAAGATGTTGATATCATAGTTGTAGATACTGCTCATGGTCATTCTCAAGGTGTGCTTGATACAGTTAAATGGGTTAAAGATACATATCCTCACATCCAAGTAATAGGTGGTAATATCGCCACAGCCCAAGCAGCTAAAGATTTAATCAAAGCTGGGGCAGATGCTGTAAAAGTAGGTATTGGACCAGGTTCAATTTGTACTACTAGAATTGTAGCAGGTGTCGGTGTGCCGCAAATAACAGCTATTGCTGATGTGGCAGAAGCTTTGGAAGGTACTGGAGTGCCTGTAATAGCGGATGGAGGTATTAGATATTCAGGCGATATTGCTAAGGCAATAGTTGCAGGTGCATCAGTGGTTATGATAGGTGGTTTATTTGCAGGAACAGAAGAATCACCTGGAGAAGTTGAGTTGTTTCAGGGACGTTCTTATAAATCTTACCGCGGCATGGGTTCTCTTGGAGCTATGGAAAAAGGTTCATCTGATAGGTATTTTCAAGGAGATACTGAAGTTAAAAAGTTTGTTCCTGAAGGAGTAGAAGGACGTGTGCCATATAAAGGTTTACTTGCTGCTGTTATTCATCAGCTGATTGGTGGTCTTAGATCAAGTATGGGATATACTGGTTCAAAAGATATAGCTACTATGCGTACAGAACCAACATTTGTGCAAATAACAGGAGCTGGATTTAATGAGTCTCATGTGCATAATGTAACAATTACAAAAGAACCACCTAATTACCAATCATAG
- a CDS encoding leucyl aminopeptidase, whose amino-acid sequence MKLTITDKTSLSSEVIIVAQENLQKLVTETKCPNSKKLLGKKVFKAKFGEVLPLLHSEKTVILLGIGLRQDFLSSEYDKSIAKACDFLKKINIEEVAINVDYVFENCDIKQFASETVRALISESYVFDELKTVKESYSLNQVELVYSGNQDLDQAVKIGSAIACGQNYAKDLQNLPANICNTDYMLNEARELTSKYDKFDLEYLDEDAMKELGMGCALAVGRGSDMPNYIVSMKYNGATDDQAPIVLVGKGLVFDSGGLCIKPAAGMDTMKMDMGGAAVVMGTMKTLAMLNLPVNVIGVMALAENAIDARSYRPGDVLKSMKGITVEVSNTDAEGRLVLCDTLTYVGKYKPKVVIDMATLTGAMIISLGDAFSGLFANSDKLANSLQQAAQASNDLVWRLPLHKPYLDKIKSKVADVDNCNRDRSAGSIVAALFLSKFTEDYEWAHLDIAGSAMGDFSSCKASGRPIPLLTHYLLSQAK is encoded by the coding sequence ATGAAATTGACTATAACTGATAAGACTAGCTTAAGTTCAGAAGTGATAATTGTTGCTCAAGAAAACTTACAGAAATTAGTAACTGAAACTAAGTGTCCAAATTCAAAAAAACTATTAGGAAAAAAAGTTTTTAAAGCCAAGTTTGGAGAAGTACTTCCTTTGTTGCATAGCGAAAAAACAGTAATACTTTTAGGAATTGGATTAAGGCAGGATTTTTTAAGTTCAGAGTATGATAAATCTATTGCCAAAGCATGTGATTTTTTGAAAAAAATAAATATAGAAGAAGTTGCTATTAATGTAGATTATGTATTTGAAAATTGTGATATAAAGCAGTTTGCATCAGAAACTGTTAGAGCTTTAATATCAGAAAGTTACGTTTTTGATGAGTTAAAAACAGTAAAAGAAAGCTATAGTTTAAACCAGGTAGAGTTAGTTTATTCAGGTAATCAAGATCTTGATCAAGCAGTTAAAATAGGGTCTGCTATAGCTTGTGGACAAAACTATGCTAAGGATTTACAGAATTTGCCAGCAAATATTTGTAATACTGATTATATGCTTAATGAAGCTAGGGAGCTTACTTCTAAATATGATAAGTTTGATTTGGAGTATTTGGATGAAGATGCAATGAAAGAGTTGGGTATGGGTTGTGCTTTAGCTGTAGGTAGAGGTTCAGATATGCCAAATTATATTGTATCTATGAAATACAATGGAGCAACAGATGATCAGGCACCTATAGTTCTAGTAGGTAAAGGCTTAGTATTTGACAGTGGCGGATTGTGTATAAAGCCCGCTGCCGGTATGGATACTATGAAGATGGATATGGGTGGCGCAGCTGTTGTTATGGGGACTATGAAAACTTTAGCAATGCTTAATCTTCCTGTTAATGTGATAGGTGTTATGGCTCTAGCAGAGAATGCTATAGATGCTAGGTCTTATCGTCCGGGAGATGTGCTTAAGAGTATGAAGGGAATAACTGTAGAGGTTAGCAATACAGATGCTGAAGGTAGACTTGTGTTATGTGATACATTAACTTATGTTGGTAAATATAAACCAAAAGTAGTTATAGATATGGCAACTTTAACAGGAGCTATGATAATTTCTTTAGGAGATGCTTTTTCTGGGCTGTTTGCTAATAGTGATAAACTAGCAAATAGCTTACAACAAGCTGCACAGGCTTCTAATGATTTAGTGTGGAGATTGCCATTGCATAAGCCTTATTTAGATAAAATTAAAAGTAAGGTAGCAGACGTGGATAACTGCAACAGAGATAGATCAGCAGGATCAATTGTGGCAGCTTTGTTTTTGTCTAAGTTTACAGAAGATTATGAATGGGCGCACCTTGATATAGCAGGTTCAGCAATGGGTGATTTTTCAAGTTGTAAAGCAAGTGGGCGTCCTATACCTCTTTTAACTCACTACTTATTATCTCAAGCGAAATAA
- the lptF gene encoding LPS export ABC transporter permease LptF, with product MILEKYYNRDIVNAFTSITLFIISILSANLLIRLFQKAYSQGLGMDAIIKFVILTLPQNVTFVIPIAMFLAIILCFGKYFSNNEMFVTLAGGVTWLKIVLNTLKPATVLIVAAFFTSMYLIPLANQTTDVFQTSLSARALISSITDGKVLNIPNGRVLYINTKSGNRLNGLFLYQQAPKDKDYKVITAPQATVISDKTAAFLNFTDVNIYSRELKSFKATYGTADKAIYTIYDNSIRDYNHYRMDRLYFGELVKNALKGENRSTAELFSRLNDCISIIIASLLALSMCRLQPRQNRYAKLLPSVIVLALYLCSIMFVNTLMAKGNIPAWIGIWLPHIFFAIFAIRTIRKQNGISNKR from the coding sequence TTGATTCTAGAAAAATACTATAATAGAGATATTGTAAACGCTTTTACCTCTATAACTTTATTTATCATATCTATATTATCTGCCAACTTACTTATTAGACTTTTTCAGAAGGCTTATTCTCAAGGTCTAGGTATGGATGCTATTATAAAGTTTGTAATTTTAACATTACCCCAAAACGTAACTTTTGTTATCCCAATAGCTATGTTCTTGGCCATAATTTTATGTTTTGGCAAATATTTTTCAAACAACGAAATGTTTGTAACCTTAGCCGGCGGAGTTACATGGCTAAAAATAGTTTTAAATACTTTAAAACCTGCTACTGTTCTAATAGTAGCTGCTTTTTTTACATCTATGTATCTCATACCTTTAGCCAACCAAACTACCGATGTATTCCAAACCTCACTGTCTGCACGTGCCTTAATATCCTCTATAACAGATGGAAAAGTACTTAATATACCAAACGGTAGAGTTTTATACATTAACACTAAATCTGGAAATAGATTAAATGGTTTATTTTTATACCAACAAGCTCCAAAAGATAAAGATTATAAGGTTATTACAGCGCCACAGGCAACTGTTATATCAGATAAAACAGCAGCTTTTTTAAATTTCACAGATGTAAATATATACTCACGCGAACTAAAATCATTTAAAGCCACTTACGGTACAGCAGATAAAGCAATATATACAATTTATGACAACTCTATTCGTGACTATAACCATTATAGAATGGATAGGTTATATTTTGGGGAGCTGGTGAAAAATGCTTTAAAAGGAGAAAACCGGTCTACTGCTGAACTTTTTTCAAGGCTTAATGACTGTATTAGTATAATAATTGCTAGCTTACTTGCACTTTCGATGTGCAGGCTACAACCACGTCAAAATAGATATGCAAAGCTTCTTCCATCTGTAATAGTTTTAGCTCTATATTTATGTTCAATAATGTTTGTCAACACACTAATGGCAAAAGGTAATATTCCTGCTTGGATCGGGATTTGGCTACCCCACATTTTCTTTGCAATATTTGCTATAAGAACTATCAGAAAACAAAACGGAATATCCAATAAAAGGTAA
- the lptG gene encoding LPS export ABC transporter permease LptG — translation MFLNRIDRYIFKTVLNSFLIVTTIFCILFFIFTYLAQVSNSHNNASNWELTVNTLYQLPGILYTLLPACAMVGALMGLSLLANNSEIIVLRSSGRSTFQIAKGVIIVGLIGAAVAIVFGGYIAPVLQKLADTNTVQYNSNNIWLKTTDGITHIRHIDPEKKSATGISRFIIENNKLKEVRFATTAKYSTDTAANAYNINKIVYPITDIQKQLEIVKNISQDKWADPLPLSVARIITINDNDYLSLTQLTKFMFSNTQANDKTLSLKFWQEIFQPISLMILILLSVPLSIGSNRSSTLVVKLILGALFGFSFFIINQIFGPIALILHMPPIFGAAGPTLIALALLIYLFIKSKET, via the coding sequence ATGTTTTTAAACCGAATTGATCGCTATATCTTTAAAACAGTATTAAACAGTTTTTTGATTGTTACTACTATTTTTTGCATTTTATTCTTTATTTTTACATACTTAGCGCAAGTTAGTAATAGTCATAATAATGCCAGTAACTGGGAACTTACTGTAAACACGTTATACCAATTACCAGGAATCTTATATACCCTACTTCCTGCTTGTGCCATGGTAGGAGCACTTATGGGGCTTAGTCTACTAGCAAATAACTCTGAAATTATTGTGCTTAGATCTTCAGGGCGTTCAACATTCCAAATTGCTAAAGGGGTTATTATCGTTGGTTTAATTGGTGCCGCTGTTGCGATAGTATTTGGCGGATATATAGCTCCTGTGTTACAAAAACTTGCAGATACTAATACTGTACAATACAACAGTAATAACATATGGTTAAAAACTACCGATGGTATCACTCACATAAGACATATAGACCCTGAAAAAAAATCAGCCACAGGAATTAGTAGGTTTATAATAGAAAACAATAAATTAAAAGAAGTCCGATTTGCAACTACCGCAAAGTATTCTACCGACACTGCTGCAAATGCTTATAATATCAACAAAATTGTTTACCCGATTACAGATATACAAAAACAACTTGAAATCGTAAAAAACATAAGTCAAGATAAATGGGCAGATCCTTTACCTTTATCAGTAGCACGTATCATAACAATCAATGACAATGATTATTTAAGCCTAACACAGTTAACAAAATTTATGTTTTCGAATACTCAAGCCAACGATAAAACATTATCTTTAAAGTTCTGGCAAGAAATATTTCAACCAATATCTTTGATGATTTTAATACTACTTTCTGTACCACTTAGTATAGGTTCAAATAGATCATCAACCCTTGTTGTAAAACTTATTCTAGGCGCTCTTTTTGGATTTTCATTTTTCATAATTAACCAAATTTTTGGACCTATAGCACTTATATTACACATGCCTCCTATATTTGGTGCTGCTGGACCAACTCTAATTGCTCTAGCTTTACTAATATACTTATTTATCAAATCAAAAGAAACTTAA
- a CDS encoding M16 family metallopeptidase: MQIHTYSLNNGLNIYVQPNQRAPVVLSQIWYKVGSTYEPQNLTGISHMLEHMMFKGTDKYSKKDMNSLVENNGGIQNAFTSFDYTAYYQFWHKRNLELSLSLESSRMNNLIFDEREFIPERKVVLEERSLRVDDKAFNYAFEQFMKLAYQTNSRHTPIIGWREDIESYSLDKLKRWYKQYYAPNNASIVIVGDVDKDSAYHMIRDYFGNIPTSFIPETKQESSLINSGYKQLEIKKPPNDTSAIIMGYITPSLTTNYQENDPFALMILNNILGSADASILQQKLVRDEILCCHIDSEYLPFIKGEDIFIITAIANQDQSLENIQDKIENVINGLKANSITQEQLQRAKVTIKADKIFAMDSLETQANLIGSLASINLNVDYYRYLNKLYDVTIEDVNRVLNEYFNKQNLTSVHLLKD; this comes from the coding sequence ATGCAAATACATACATACTCTCTAAATAATGGTCTAAACATATATGTACAACCAAATCAGCGAGCACCTGTTGTTTTATCACAAATTTGGTATAAAGTTGGATCAACCTATGAACCTCAAAATCTAACTGGCATTTCGCATATGCTTGAACATATGATGTTTAAAGGCACCGACAAATATTCAAAAAAAGACATGAATAGTCTAGTTGAAAATAATGGCGGTATTCAAAATGCTTTTACTAGCTTTGATTATACTGCTTACTACCAGTTTTGGCATAAGAGAAACTTAGAATTAAGCTTATCTTTAGAGTCTTCTCGTATGAATAATCTTATTTTTGACGAGAGGGAATTTATTCCAGAAAGAAAGGTAGTTTTAGAAGAACGTAGCCTTAGAGTTGATGATAAAGCCTTTAACTACGCTTTTGAACAATTTATGAAACTGGCATACCAGACAAACTCCCGCCACACACCTATAATAGGCTGGCGTGAAGATATTGAAAGTTACTCTTTGGACAAGTTAAAGCGATGGTACAAGCAATACTATGCTCCAAATAACGCTAGTATAGTGATAGTTGGAGATGTTGATAAAGACTCAGCATATCATATGATAAGAGATTATTTTGGTAATATACCTACTTCTTTTATACCAGAAACTAAACAAGAAAGTAGTTTAATTAATTCTGGTTATAAGCAGTTAGAAATTAAAAAGCCACCTAATGATACCTCAGCTATAATAATGGGTTATATTACTCCATCTTTAACTACAAATTACCAAGAGAATGATCCATTTGCTCTAATGATTTTAAATAATATTTTAGGAAGCGCAGATGCTTCTATTCTTCAGCAAAAACTAGTCAGAGATGAAATTTTATGTTGTCATATAGATAGTGAATATTTGCCCTTTATAAAGGGAGAGGACATTTTTATTATTACAGCAATAGCAAATCAAGATCAAAGTCTAGAAAACATTCAAGATAAGATTGAAAACGTTATTAATGGTTTAAAAGCCAATAGTATAACACAAGAGCAACTGCAGCGTGCTAAAGTCACTATCAAAGCGGACAAAATATTTGCTATGGATTCATTAGAAACCCAAGCAAACCTTATTGGTTCATTAGCTAGCATCAATCTAAATGTTGATTACTATAGGTACCTTAACAAACTTTATGATGTAACAATTGAGGATGTAAATAGAGTACTTAACGAATACTTTAACAAACAAAACCTTACATCTGTACATTTACTAAAGGATTAA
- a CDS encoding M16 family metallopeptidase, producing the protein MIQKLNINNTNIYFQRDTNLPMVDIQLNFRAGSAFDDRLNGLADLAVSLFATKTKSSTEQELINKITDIGASIHAETSKEFFCVKVRILSESHVLDQTMTILREIFTEPDFDENILEREKLQTLTHIDYLHKQSTYLASLEFSKQLFAENPYSHPTIGYKSSIQKITIKDITNFYNKYICASNANICVVGDISKSDTQKLAKEIINSLHKGQANTQNFIQLPAKPIIVEKQFSSNQTSILIGHQLLVDILDPLYFPLKLGDEILGGSGLNSLLFNKVREELGLVYNISSNANINPDYGSFVISAQTSNPNLALKTIKEVYEDFVYKKIDEESVANTKKHIEGTHLLTSVKNSSKLSMLSSIANKELPLDFFDQYVENINSVTPAQINQAFQQIQKNAIVTVIVGDVK; encoded by the coding sequence ATGATCCAGAAACTTAATATTAACAACACAAATATATACTTTCAAAGAGACACTAATTTACCTATGGTAGATATTCAGCTAAATTTTAGGGCTGGATCTGCATTTGATGACAGACTAAATGGTTTAGCTGACTTGGCAGTAAGTTTATTTGCTACAAAAACAAAGTCTTCTACTGAACAAGAACTTATAAATAAAATTACAGATATAGGTGCATCAATTCATGCTGAAACTAGTAAAGAATTTTTTTGCGTTAAAGTTAGAATTTTAAGTGAGTCACACGTATTAGACCAAACGATGACAATCCTCAGAGAAATCTTTACAGAGCCAGATTTTGATGAAAATATCCTTGAAAGAGAAAAATTACAAACACTTACGCATATTGACTATTTGCATAAGCAATCCACTTACCTAGCATCTTTAGAGTTTTCTAAACAACTTTTTGCTGAAAACCCTTATAGCCATCCTACTATTGGTTATAAAAGTAGCATACAAAAAATAACTATCAAAGATATCACCAACTTCTATAATAAATACATATGTGCTAGTAATGCCAATATTTGTGTAGTCGGAGACATAAGCAAATCTGATACTCAGAAATTAGCTAAAGAGATCATAAACTCTCTGCACAAAGGGCAAGCAAACACGCAAAATTTTATACAATTACCAGCTAAGCCTATAATAGTAGAAAAACAATTTAGTAGTAACCAAACTTCAATTTTAATAGGTCACCAACTTCTAGTAGACATATTAGACCCTTTATACTTCCCACTAAAACTTGGTGATGAAATACTTGGTGGCAGTGGTTTAAATTCTTTATTATTTAACAAAGTGCGGGAAGAGCTTGGATTGGTTTACAATATCAGCAGCAATGCAAATATTAACCCTGACTATGGTAGCTTTGTGATATCAGCTCAAACAAGTAATCCAAATCTAGCTCTAAAAACTATAAAAGAAGTTTATGAAGATTTTGTTTATAAAAAAATAGACGAAGAAAGTGTTGCAAATACAAAAAAACATATAGAAGGTACTCATCTACTAACTTCTGTAAAAAATAGTTCGAAACTTAGTATGTTATCATCTATTGCTAACAAAGAATTACCTTTAGATTTTTTTGATCAGTACGTCGAAAATATAAATTCTGTCACTCCAGCACAAATTAATCAAGCTTTTCAACAAATTCAAAAAAATGCTATTGTAACAGTGATAGTTGGAGATGTCAAATAG